The DNA sequence CAACCTCTTTTCAAAAAAGGTGTTTTTATAAGGAGCCAAGTAATTATAAGGGATAGTAACACAAATGTTCCTTGAGCTTTGATCTAATTTATAATGTGATTCCTCATTAATTTGTGTAATGTGACCCTTGAAATTTGgctcaatatataatgtcatcactaaaattttaatttatttaatatggttATTGAACCTTTTGGTCCaatatttaatgtgatccttaCACTTATATgagaatatttaaaatttcaGAGATCACATTAAACATTTAAACAAAGTCAGGAACCATATTAAACAGTGGATAAAAAATCATGGACCATATTACATAAAATATAAGTTCGGGaatgatattgcacattggaccaaagttcaaggatcacattgaataaattgaaaatgtagAGACAATATGATACATAGAACCAAAATTTATGgattatttttctcaatttaccTAATCAGAACTCGCATCAAATATCGTAGAGCAACTGAAAAAACCTATTGTGTCGCTCATAAGTGTTTTAAGAATTGTACTTAATCGAACGATTCAATCGGTTCAACTAGGTACTTGACCACATGGATGATCCAATCGGTTCAATTAGATACTTGACCATCTCGATGTGATTGTCTATCCACTAGGCACGGTCCTAGCTTTTTATATAACCTTTCGGTCTTTTTTATTTGGGTAAATTACATAAATTGCCCTTGAACTTTAGTATAATGTACAATACTataatgtgatctctaaactttagccCAAAATGTATtgtcatccttgaacttttaattttttcagtgtattttctaaactttttgtacgtgttcaatttagttctttggATCGTATGAAAATAATCaatcattgaacattttcatacggtTCAAGGGCTTATATGTACCAACAGTTCGGgaccacatcgaacaaattaaaagttcggggacgatattgcatattggattaaagttcaaagaccacatcGTATTAAAATGAATATGTACCGTTAAATTTAGCGGGCCGTAAGGAAATTCACATGGGGTTCATAGTTTTGACTATCTGAGTTCATTTGAACGCATACATTCGATTCGTCCGATGATTACTTGCGGAGAGGATTTACGGTTCAAATCCAATCTTTTAACCAAGTTATGTAGAATCTTGCGTAGGATTTTCTGGCCGCGGTGGATGACATAAAGTAATAAATCCTCAAGAAAAGTTGTAAAATCCACTACGAAAGATTTCATTATAAAAATCCCGGACGCTACACACTACTCGCTACTACAGTACGCTATCTTCACGCCTGCTCTCAAGGCTCCTTACTTTTCTGGGTTCCTTCCATCACACACCCCTTTCTGGCTCTCCTCTAAAACCCATTTGCTTGCCGTTCATGTCTGCCACCACTGCTGTGATTGCTTGGTCCGCCATCTTCAACCCTTTCTtgaatctctcttcttcttcttcttcttcgtgttCAAAAGAACTGTTTTTTCCCTTGTGGGTCATCAAGACATAACTGTTTGAACTTGGGTATTTCCCCCGTCTTCTCCTCAGGGGCTCAGGCGAAGATGGGCAGCTTGGGCTCGGAGACAACGAGGAGAAAGAGTGGGTCTGCGCCATCAAAGCACTCGAGCCCTACAAAGTTCGCTCCGTTGTCGCCGGAAGCCGAAACTCTCTCGCCATTTGCGAGGGTGGCCAGGTCTGTCACATTCCTTTATATATCTATCATTTAAATCTGTTGCGATTAGTTTCTTGTTCTTTAGCTCTTGTCTTTATCCTCAGCTGACTCGACTCGACGCTGACGAAACGGGAAAAAACGTGATTACTTGATGGAAGGAAATTACAATCTTTGACGCGATTTCATCGTTTTGGCTTCTTCTGTTCAtcatcttatatatatatatattttggttaAGTTGTTTGTCGAGCAATTCTTGTTTGGCTTAGACTTTGTAGGAGTATCGCCTGAcgtgttcttattttttattttatggttttttgtGATGTTAGTTGTTTACATGGGGTTGGAACCAGAGAGGGACTCTTGGGCATCCACCAGAAACCAAGACTGAGAATGCCCCGAGCCAGGTTAAAGATCTTGCCAATGTCAAGATTGTTCAGGTAATGCGCAGTGTCTACCATGAAAGCCCGCTTGGGCAATTTGATTCacatgaaattgtttttcgGGTGGGTTAAAGTTGTTCTGATGGTTCCAATTTTTAGGCGGCTATTGGTGGGTGGCATTCTCTTGCTGTTGATGATCAAGGCCGTGCTTACGCGTGGGGTATGTTACTTACCTCTATGTTCTTAAGCTCTTGGGTTGCACCATGCCCCAAATGTGTTTGTTTGACTAGTGGGATGCATCCAATCAAAATATGAACCTTAGAAACTGTAGCTGTTGGTGTTTTGAACTTCAATCAATGGAAGGCTCCTATTTTGTAGGTGGGAATGAGTATGGACAGTGTGGTGAAGAACCTGAGAGGAAAGATGACACTGGGAAgcccttgagaagggatattgTGATTCCCCAACGCTGTGCTCCCAGACTCGTAGTTCGCCAGGTGATACACGGAACCTTGCAATCATGTTATGGTGAAATCCCCATACTGCTAATACTTGTCTCTAGTTGCTAGGGATTTTATATTTGTCAACTTCGCCCGTTTAGTTATTGTGATTTCTTGCCATCATGAATATTTGGGGTTACAAGAAGCTTGAACCCAAATTCTGAATAGGCTAATGATATGTAAGAGCTTAGAAGAACCATCCAGAGTTTGGTATCTTGACCATTTCATCTGACAGAATTTTTAGAGTTAGTATTGGGATATATTCTTTAAATTAGTGATGATGAATAATGGCAAGATGGATCTCTTTTTCTTGTCTACTTGAGCACTGATGTATCACTATCACCGTTGAATGCTACATATCATCCTTTAGGAAGCAAAAGAAATCTTTCTTAACTACTTTGCTATTGCCTGGATTATTAGATTTTCTCCTGAACTTCTGAGCCATTTCTTCATGTGCCAGCACATGGTCTGAACCATTTGGTATGTAACTGTTTTTAAGTGCTTCTTTTCTAGGTGGCTGCTGGAGGTACCCATTCCCTGGTACTTACACGCGACGGGCAAGTATGGACGTGGGGTCAACCATGGCCACCAGGAGACATGTATGGTTTGCATTGGCCAAATTACTCAGACATTTCAGTTGTTCTtccggataattttttttcgcgCGGCGTAGCTTCCTTCTTGGTTTCATCTGATAAGTACTCGTCTTTACAGAAAACAGATTTCTGTTCCAGTGCGAGTACAAGGTCTGGAAAAGGTAAGGCTTATTACGGTCGGTGCATTTCACAATATGGCCCTTCAAGAAGATGGAACTTTGATGGCATGGGGTAATAACGAGTATGGACAACTTGGTACTGGCGACACTCAGCCTACATCTCAACCTGTCCCTGTTCAAGGGCTCCCTGGTCTTACTCTGGTGCGTACTAATGACATTTTTGCTATTTTGTCTTTGCTTTCAGTGTTTTCTGTTAGGCTTACCAATGAATTCCATCTCGTTATCACCTTTCATTGCTAAACTGAGGGGTCCAGCTTGTTGCCATAGTGGAAGAAACAGGACAACTGATTCGGCAGTGTATACTCGAAAACTACTGCAAATGGTTTGACCACTACAAGATAACATTGATTGTAAaagctttgcaaaatttttgtgtGTACTGCTTTATGTAATCTAGAATTTTAACATCTGGCTGATGTTCTGATAAATTATTAGTCTAGGTAACTCGTCAGTTCTAATATACTCATTTTTTCCGTTTACCAGATGAACAGTAATGTGAATTTGTAGTTGTGCACATAAACCGTTACCAAAGCCACTGTTTGGGATGAATATATAATTTTCTGTACTGCTGATGCTTAGGTTGATATTGCTGCTGGAGGATGGCATTCTACAGCGTTGACAGATGATGGAGAGGTAATAATTTACAGTGATGAGTTTCTTGGCATGGCTCTGTTAAGCGCTCTGTATTTCTTCTGTTTTATGACCGTTAGGTACTTATAGCATCTGGTTTGGCAATAGGTAAAATTCCATATATTGTGTAAGACGACCTCCAAATTCCAAATGAGAGTTTAACCATTTAGTACTTTGCCATATAATTATCTCTATATAGAGAAGAGCTCTATCTAGCGTACATGAGTAGCCAATGTATGCTTACACATATCAGAATCTAGCTTCAACTTATGCTGCAAAATTTCCTGTGATATTCATGTGCTAGTCTGTGATTGTAAAGTTTCATCGGGACATTTTGTTCTGTTGATACTTGCTCCTGAGCTGGTGAAACTGAAGGTGTTCTGTGCATTGTGTCCTTGCAGGTATATGGATGGGGAAGAGGTGAACACGGGAGGCTGGGTTTTGGAGATAATGATAAAAGCAGTAAGATGGTACCCCAGAAGGTCCATCTTTTGGCTGGGGAAAGCATTATTCAGGTAATATTCCATATATGTCCTGTTGTGTTAAAGCATCTGATCAGATTTAGTGCTGTTTCAGATCTGCACCTATCTGTCATATATATTGTTTGTACCTGTGCTATGAGTTTAAAACTGTCGGTTGAGCAGACCTGAATTCCTATTCTGGTGCAACCTGC is a window from the Rhodamnia argentea isolate NSW1041297 chromosome 8, ASM2092103v1, whole genome shotgun sequence genome containing:
- the LOC115745346 gene encoding ultraviolet-B receptor UVR8-like isoform X1, translated to MSATTAVIAWGSGEDGQLGLGDNEEKEWVCAIKALEPYKVRSVVAGSRNSLAICEGGQLFTWGWNQRGTLGHPPETKTENAPSQVKDLANVKIVQAAIGGWHSLAVDDQGRAYAWGGNEYGQCGEEPERKDDTGKPLRRDIVIPQRCAPRLVVRQVAAGGTHSLVLTRDGQVWTWGQPWPPGDIKQISVPVRVQGLEKVRLITVGAFHNMALQEDGTLMAWGNNEYGQLGTGDTQPTSQPVPVQGLPGLTLVDIAAGGWHSTALTDDGEVYGWGRGEHGRLGFGDNDKSSKMVPQKVHLLAGESIIQVSCGGTHSVALTRDGRMFSFGRGDHGRLGYGRKVTTGQPGEVPISLPPPRNFSGAESEGSWVSKLVACGGRHTLAIVEWQHTHETK
- the LOC115745346 gene encoding ultraviolet-B receptor UVR8-like isoform X2 gives rise to the protein MSATTAVIAWGSGEDGQLGLGDNEEKEWVCAIKALEPYKVRSVVAGSRNSLAICEGGQLFTWGWNQRGTLGHPPETKTENAPSQVKDLANVKIVQAAIGGWHSLAVDDQGRAYAWGGNEYGQCGEEPERKDDTGKPLRRDIVIPQRCAPRLVVRQVAAGGTHSLVLTRDGQVWTWGQPWPPGDIKQISVPVRVQGLEKVRLITVGAFHNMALQEDGTLMAWGNNEYGQLGTGDTQPTSQPVPVQGLPGLTLVDIAAGGWHSTALTDDGQVYGWGRGEHGRLGFGDNDKSSKMVPQKVHLLAGESIIQVSCGGTHSVALTRDGRMFSFGRGDHGRLGYGRKVTTGQPGEVPISLPPPRNFSGAESEGSWVSKLVACGGRHTLAIVEWQHTHETK